Proteins encoded in a region of the Takifugu flavidus isolate HTHZ2018 chromosome 8, ASM371156v2, whole genome shotgun sequence genome:
- the ikbkg gene encoding NF-kappa-B essential modulator isoform X1, which translates to MVQPQPEGPMQWDMSADESGGVLRVPPELAANEVFTRLLSDNQQLRETLRRSNLALRQRCEEMEGWQRRSREDREFLSCRFQEARALVERLAEENHSLRGVVNGPASSSSPPSSQAEDLQGPPPPKGPVDGAQTLEQRDRTRLEEADQCTQTTPPRSLVRTTHEGPPGQPVEGANDFLQLLKSHKEKLEEGMRDLRRKNEEVERERDESEKERERMRRCIEQLWSKLAQAQVRAAQTTGAAEEAVQQRSEAQHSSDCSSLAKLTEQLQATQGRYRELEEKLDYLQKSSAQRDRTEALLKQKEKDCAQLAKDCEALKAQATSLLGELNERQSCLEKSEHERKLLEEKLCSKTKALQGAERELEQQRKQHHVAMDELLLQSQNLEQALKTERHVVTEEKKKLTQLQHAYTCLFKDYDSKLKNELQGGDLCSRLEEAERALALKQDLIDKLKEEVERQKGSLETVPVLTAQAEIYKADFLAEREAREKLNQKKEELQEQLTQALADIDRLKQEATSRACMEQMKLRHREEFTPRPPHIPPPQGMFPGGPPFNTVPPASSFRTQGLGPVGDPGAGRAEELPDLCCPKCQYQAPDMDTLQIHVMDCIQ; encoded by the exons atggTGCAGCCACAGCCCGAGGGTCCGATGCAGTGGGACATGTCAGCAGACGAGAGCGGGGGGGTGCTCAGAGTCCCCCCGGAGCTGGCAGCCAATGAAGTGTTCACACGGTTGCTGAGTGACAACCAGCAGCTTCGAG AGACGCTGCGGAGGAGCAACCTGGCGCTGCGGCAGCGCTGCgaggagatggaggggtggCAGCGCCGCAGCCGCGAGGACCGCGAGTTCCTCAGCTGCCGCTTCCAGGAGGCCAGGGCTCTGGTGGAGAGGCTGGCAGAGGAGAATCACTCCCTGCGGGGCGTCGTCAATGGACCtgcgtcctcctcctcgccccccTCCAGCCAAGCAGAAGACCTGCAGGGCCCCCCGCCCCCAAAGGGCCCCGTGGATGGAGCGCAG ACGCTGGAGCAGAGGGACAGGAccaggctggaggaggcagaTCAGTGCACGCAGACCACGCCCCCCCGCAGTTTGGTAAGGACCACTCATGAGGGGCCACCTGGCCAG CCTGTAGAGGGCGCCAACgacttcctccagctgctgaagagccacaaagagaagctggaggaaggaaTGAGAGACCTCCGGAGGAAGAAtgaagaggtggagagagagagggatgaaagcgagaaggagagagagaggatgaggcGCTGCATCGAGCAGTTATGGAGCAAACTGGCCCAGGCACAGGtgagagcagcacag ACCACTGGTGCAGCTGAAGAGGCTGTTCAGCAGCGTTCGGAGGCCCAACACTCCTCTGACTG CTCCAGCTTGGCCAAActaacagagcagcttcaggcCACACAGGGCAG gtatcgtgagctggaggagaaactagATTACCTGCAGAAGAGTTCAGCTCAGCGGGACAGAACTGAAGCTCTGCTCAAGCAGAAGGAGAAGGACTGCGCTCAG CTGGCCAAAGACTGTGAGGCTCTGAAAGCTCAGGCAACATCTCTGTTAGGGGAGCTGAACGAGCGCCAGAGCTGCCTGGAGAAAAGTGAACATGAACGTAAACTGCTGGAGGAAAA GCTCTGCAGTAAGACTAAAGCCCTGCAGGGGGCAGAGCgcgagctggagcagcagaggaagcagcatcATGTGGCCATggacgagctgctgctgcagagccagaacctggagcaggccCTGAAGACCGAGAGACACGTGGTGACCGAGGAGAA GAAGAAGCTGACGCAGCTGCAGCACGCCTACACCTGTCTGTTCAAAGATTATGATTCCAAACTGAAGAACGAG ctacAGGGGGGGGATCTGTGCAGCCgcctggaggaggcagagagggctCTGGCCCTGAAACAGGACCTGATCGAtaagctgaaggaggaggtggagcggcAGAAGGGATCCCTGGAGACCGTTCCTGTCCTCACTGCACAG GCTGAGATCTATAAAGCAGATTTCCTGGCAGAGAGGGAAGCCCGAGAGAAGCTGAACCAGAAGAaggaggagcttcaggagcagctgACCCAGGCGCTGGCGGACATCGACAGGCTGAAGCAGGAAGCCACCTCACG AGCTTGTATGGAGCAAATGAAGCTGAGGCACCGGGAAGAGTTCACGCCGAGACCCCCCCACATCCCCCCTCCCCAAG GGATGTTCCCTGGTGGTCCGCCCTTCAACACGGTGCCCCCCGCCTCCTCGTTTCGTACTCAAGGTCTGGGGCCGGTCGGTGATCCGGGGGCGGGCAGAGCCGAGGAGCTGCCAGACTTGTGCTGTCCCAAGTGTCAGTACCAGGCCCCAGACATGGACACGCTACAGATACACGTGATGGACTGTATCCAgtag
- the ikbkg gene encoding NF-kappa-B essential modulator isoform X2, protein MVQPQPEGPMQWDMSADESGGVLRVPPELAANEVFTRLLSDNQQLRETLRRSNLALRQRCEEMEGWQRRSREDREFLSCRFQEARALVERLAEENHSLRGVVNGPASSSSPPSSQAEDLQGPPPPKGPVDGAQTLEQRDRTRLEEADQCTQTTPPRSLVRTTHEGPPGQPVEGANDFLQLLKSHKEKLEEGMRDLRRKNEEVERERDESEKERERMRRCIEQLWSKLAQAQTTGAAEEAVQQRSEAQHSSDCSSLAKLTEQLQATQGRYRELEEKLDYLQKSSAQRDRTEALLKQKEKDCAQLAKDCEALKAQATSLLGELNERQSCLEKSEHERKLLEEKLCSKTKALQGAERELEQQRKQHHVAMDELLLQSQNLEQALKTERHVVTEEKKKLTQLQHAYTCLFKDYDSKLKNELQGGDLCSRLEEAERALALKQDLIDKLKEEVERQKGSLETVPVLTAQAEIYKADFLAEREAREKLNQKKEELQEQLTQALADIDRLKQEATSRACMEQMKLRHREEFTPRPPHIPPPQGMFPGGPPFNTVPPASSFRTQGLGPVGDPGAGRAEELPDLCCPKCQYQAPDMDTLQIHVMDCIQ, encoded by the exons atggTGCAGCCACAGCCCGAGGGTCCGATGCAGTGGGACATGTCAGCAGACGAGAGCGGGGGGGTGCTCAGAGTCCCCCCGGAGCTGGCAGCCAATGAAGTGTTCACACGGTTGCTGAGTGACAACCAGCAGCTTCGAG AGACGCTGCGGAGGAGCAACCTGGCGCTGCGGCAGCGCTGCgaggagatggaggggtggCAGCGCCGCAGCCGCGAGGACCGCGAGTTCCTCAGCTGCCGCTTCCAGGAGGCCAGGGCTCTGGTGGAGAGGCTGGCAGAGGAGAATCACTCCCTGCGGGGCGTCGTCAATGGACCtgcgtcctcctcctcgccccccTCCAGCCAAGCAGAAGACCTGCAGGGCCCCCCGCCCCCAAAGGGCCCCGTGGATGGAGCGCAG ACGCTGGAGCAGAGGGACAGGAccaggctggaggaggcagaTCAGTGCACGCAGACCACGCCCCCCCGCAGTTTGGTAAGGACCACTCATGAGGGGCCACCTGGCCAG CCTGTAGAGGGCGCCAACgacttcctccagctgctgaagagccacaaagagaagctggaggaaggaaTGAGAGACCTCCGGAGGAAGAAtgaagaggtggagagagagagggatgaaagcgagaaggagagagagaggatgaggcGCTGCATCGAGCAGTTATGGAGCAAACTGGCCCAGGCACAG ACCACTGGTGCAGCTGAAGAGGCTGTTCAGCAGCGTTCGGAGGCCCAACACTCCTCTGACTG CTCCAGCTTGGCCAAActaacagagcagcttcaggcCACACAGGGCAG gtatcgtgagctggaggagaaactagATTACCTGCAGAAGAGTTCAGCTCAGCGGGACAGAACTGAAGCTCTGCTCAAGCAGAAGGAGAAGGACTGCGCTCAG CTGGCCAAAGACTGTGAGGCTCTGAAAGCTCAGGCAACATCTCTGTTAGGGGAGCTGAACGAGCGCCAGAGCTGCCTGGAGAAAAGTGAACATGAACGTAAACTGCTGGAGGAAAA GCTCTGCAGTAAGACTAAAGCCCTGCAGGGGGCAGAGCgcgagctggagcagcagaggaagcagcatcATGTGGCCATggacgagctgctgctgcagagccagaacctggagcaggccCTGAAGACCGAGAGACACGTGGTGACCGAGGAGAA GAAGAAGCTGACGCAGCTGCAGCACGCCTACACCTGTCTGTTCAAAGATTATGATTCCAAACTGAAGAACGAG ctacAGGGGGGGGATCTGTGCAGCCgcctggaggaggcagagagggctCTGGCCCTGAAACAGGACCTGATCGAtaagctgaaggaggaggtggagcggcAGAAGGGATCCCTGGAGACCGTTCCTGTCCTCACTGCACAG GCTGAGATCTATAAAGCAGATTTCCTGGCAGAGAGGGAAGCCCGAGAGAAGCTGAACCAGAAGAaggaggagcttcaggagcagctgACCCAGGCGCTGGCGGACATCGACAGGCTGAAGCAGGAAGCCACCTCACG AGCTTGTATGGAGCAAATGAAGCTGAGGCACCGGGAAGAGTTCACGCCGAGACCCCCCCACATCCCCCCTCCCCAAG GGATGTTCCCTGGTGGTCCGCCCTTCAACACGGTGCCCCCCGCCTCCTCGTTTCGTACTCAAGGTCTGGGGCCGGTCGGTGATCCGGGGGCGGGCAGAGCCGAGGAGCTGCCAGACTTGTGCTGTCCCAAGTGTCAGTACCAGGCCCCAGACATGGACACGCTACAGATACACGTGATGGACTGTATCCAgtag
- the ikbkg gene encoding NF-kappa-B essential modulator isoform X4 produces MVQPQPEGPMQWDMSADESGGVLRVPPELAANEVFTRLLSDNQQLRETLRRSNLALRQRCEEMEGWQRRSREDREFLSCRFQEARALVERLAEENHSLRGVVNGPASSSSPPSSQAEDLQGPPPPKGPVDGAQTLEQRDRTRLEEADQCTQTTPPRSLPVEGANDFLQLLKSHKEKLEEGMRDLRRKNEEVERERDESEKERERMRRCIEQLWSKLAQAQTTGAAEEAVQQRSEAQHSSDCSSLAKLTEQLQATQGRYRELEEKLDYLQKSSAQRDRTEALLKQKEKDCAQLAKDCEALKAQATSLLGELNERQSCLEKSEHERKLLEEKLCSKTKALQGAERELEQQRKQHHVAMDELLLQSQNLEQALKTERHVVTEEKKKLTQLQHAYTCLFKDYDSKLKNELQGGDLCSRLEEAERALALKQDLIDKLKEEVERQKGSLETVPVLTAQAEIYKADFLAEREAREKLNQKKEELQEQLTQALADIDRLKQEATSRACMEQMKLRHREEFTPRPPHIPPPQGMFPGGPPFNTVPPASSFRTQGLGPVGDPGAGRAEELPDLCCPKCQYQAPDMDTLQIHVMDCIQ; encoded by the exons atggTGCAGCCACAGCCCGAGGGTCCGATGCAGTGGGACATGTCAGCAGACGAGAGCGGGGGGGTGCTCAGAGTCCCCCCGGAGCTGGCAGCCAATGAAGTGTTCACACGGTTGCTGAGTGACAACCAGCAGCTTCGAG AGACGCTGCGGAGGAGCAACCTGGCGCTGCGGCAGCGCTGCgaggagatggaggggtggCAGCGCCGCAGCCGCGAGGACCGCGAGTTCCTCAGCTGCCGCTTCCAGGAGGCCAGGGCTCTGGTGGAGAGGCTGGCAGAGGAGAATCACTCCCTGCGGGGCGTCGTCAATGGACCtgcgtcctcctcctcgccccccTCCAGCCAAGCAGAAGACCTGCAGGGCCCCCCGCCCCCAAAGGGCCCCGTGGATGGAGCGCAG ACGCTGGAGCAGAGGGACAGGAccaggctggaggaggcagaTCAGTGCACGCAGACCACGCCCCCCCGCAGTTTG CCTGTAGAGGGCGCCAACgacttcctccagctgctgaagagccacaaagagaagctggaggaaggaaTGAGAGACCTCCGGAGGAAGAAtgaagaggtggagagagagagggatgaaagcgagaaggagagagagaggatgaggcGCTGCATCGAGCAGTTATGGAGCAAACTGGCCCAGGCACAG ACCACTGGTGCAGCTGAAGAGGCTGTTCAGCAGCGTTCGGAGGCCCAACACTCCTCTGACTG CTCCAGCTTGGCCAAActaacagagcagcttcaggcCACACAGGGCAG gtatcgtgagctggaggagaaactagATTACCTGCAGAAGAGTTCAGCTCAGCGGGACAGAACTGAAGCTCTGCTCAAGCAGAAGGAGAAGGACTGCGCTCAG CTGGCCAAAGACTGTGAGGCTCTGAAAGCTCAGGCAACATCTCTGTTAGGGGAGCTGAACGAGCGCCAGAGCTGCCTGGAGAAAAGTGAACATGAACGTAAACTGCTGGAGGAAAA GCTCTGCAGTAAGACTAAAGCCCTGCAGGGGGCAGAGCgcgagctggagcagcagaggaagcagcatcATGTGGCCATggacgagctgctgctgcagagccagaacctggagcaggccCTGAAGACCGAGAGACACGTGGTGACCGAGGAGAA GAAGAAGCTGACGCAGCTGCAGCACGCCTACACCTGTCTGTTCAAAGATTATGATTCCAAACTGAAGAACGAG ctacAGGGGGGGGATCTGTGCAGCCgcctggaggaggcagagagggctCTGGCCCTGAAACAGGACCTGATCGAtaagctgaaggaggaggtggagcggcAGAAGGGATCCCTGGAGACCGTTCCTGTCCTCACTGCACAG GCTGAGATCTATAAAGCAGATTTCCTGGCAGAGAGGGAAGCCCGAGAGAAGCTGAACCAGAAGAaggaggagcttcaggagcagctgACCCAGGCGCTGGCGGACATCGACAGGCTGAAGCAGGAAGCCACCTCACG AGCTTGTATGGAGCAAATGAAGCTGAGGCACCGGGAAGAGTTCACGCCGAGACCCCCCCACATCCCCCCTCCCCAAG GGATGTTCCCTGGTGGTCCGCCCTTCAACACGGTGCCCCCCGCCTCCTCGTTTCGTACTCAAGGTCTGGGGCCGGTCGGTGATCCGGGGGCGGGCAGAGCCGAGGAGCTGCCAGACTTGTGCTGTCCCAAGTGTCAGTACCAGGCCCCAGACATGGACACGCTACAGATACACGTGATGGACTGTATCCAgtag